A genomic window from Salvia miltiorrhiza cultivar Shanhuang (shh) chromosome 5, IMPLAD_Smil_shh, whole genome shotgun sequence includes:
- the LOC131025191 gene encoding NAC domain-containing protein 2-like — protein MVGAYSSTDLPPGFRFHPTDEELIMFYLKNQATSRTCPVSIIPEVDIYKFDPWELPEKAGFGESEWYFFSPRDRKYPNGVRPNRAAVSGYWKATGTDKVIYSRSKFVGVKKALVFYKGKPPKGVKTDWIMHEYRLGESRPHPSKQNGSMRLDDWVLCRIYKKKNLTKAPEQRVEDSLTQPVIANDVMEPQMHKFPRTCSLTHLWEYEYMTSITQLLDENAYNAPFNNQEAIFENGGEKYQPGQVQLPYTDATKLQVHQSIFVNPVSQLQ, from the exons atggtgGGCGCATACAGCAGCACTGATCTTCCTCCCGGTTTCAGATTCCATCCCACTGATGAAGAACTGATCATGTTCTATCTCAAGAACCAGGCTACATCAAGAACCTGCCCGGTTTCGATAATACCGGAAGTCGATATCTACAAATTTGATCCATGGGAGTTGCCTG AGAAAGCAGGATTTGGAGAGAGTGAGTGGTACTTCTTCAGCCCCCGAGACAGGAAGTATCCGAACGGGGTTCGCCCGAATCGAGCAGCTGTTTCCGGGTACTGGAAGGCTACAGGCACAGACAAGGTGATCTACAGCAGATCAAAATTTGTAGGTGTGAAGAAGGCTCTTGTTTTCTACAAGGGGAAGCCGCCGAAGGGCGTCAAGACTGATTGGATCATGCACGAGTATAGACTGGGCGAATCGAGGCCGCATCCGAGCAAGCAGAATGGCTCCATGAGG TTGGATGATTGGGTTCTATGTCGGATCTACAAGAAAAAGAATCTAACAAAGGCCCCTGAGCAAAGAGTCGAAGACTCGTTAACTCAGCCTGTGATTGCCAATGATGTTATGGAACCACAGATGCACAAGTTCCCGAGAACTTGCTCTCTAACTCATTTATGGGAGTATGAATACATGACCTCAATCACCCAACTCCTGGATGAAAATGCATACAATGCGCCCTTCAACAATCAAGAAGCGATATTCGAAAATGGGGGCGAAAAGTACCAGCCAGGGCAAGTTCAGCTACCTTACACAGACGCCACGAAACTCCAAGTCCATCAGTCGATTTTTGTGAATCCAGTGTCTCAACTGCAGTGA